A DNA window from Thalassospiraceae bacterium LMO-JJ14 contains the following coding sequences:
- a CDS encoding LUD domain-containing protein gives MGAREDILGKLKSKLGHSDAPDGDAAAAKRIQEHHLNLIPKRGDLDKAQRVDLFCQEATRVNATVVRVASMDEVPAGVSDYLREHQLPAKIKIAPHPALTSLAWQAKTSLMVDEGRGVGDDGVSVSMAFGGVAETGTLVMSSGPETPTSLNFLPLDHIVVLQADEIAGNYEAVWARIREKAGPGKLPRTVNWITGPSRTADIEQTLLLGAHGPQRLHILIIDPPVTPES, from the coding sequence ATGGGCGCCCGGGAAGACATTCTGGGCAAGCTGAAGTCCAAATTAGGGCATTCAGATGCGCCTGATGGGGATGCAGCCGCCGCAAAGCGCATTCAAGAGCATCATTTAAATCTTATACCGAAACGCGGCGACCTTGATAAAGCGCAACGCGTTGATCTTTTTTGCCAGGAAGCAACGCGGGTCAATGCCACCGTGGTGCGTGTCGCCTCCATGGATGAGGTCCCCGCAGGCGTCAGCGACTACCTGCGTGAGCACCAGCTCCCGGCGAAAATCAAAATTGCCCCGCATCCTGCGCTGACGTCGCTGGCATGGCAGGCGAAAACCTCGTTGATGGTCGATGAGGGACGGGGCGTCGGCGATGACGGGGTCTCCGTCAGTATGGCGTTCGGCGGCGTCGCGGAAACCGGCACCCTGGTTATGTCGTCCGGACCCGAAACGCCGACCTCGCTGAATTTTCTGCCGCTCGATCATATCGTCGTGCTGCAGGCGGACGAAATTGCCGGCAATTACGAAGCCGTCTGGGCGCGGATCCGTGAAAAAGCCGGTCCCGGCAAGCTGCCGCGCACCGTCAACTGGATCACCGGCCCGTCGCGTACCGCCGACATCGAACAGACGCTGCTTTTGGGCGCACACGGGCCGCAGCGTTTGCATATCCTGATCATCGATCCGCCCGTAACCCCAGAGTCCTGA
- a CDS encoding Smr/MutS family protein, whose translation MGGPKRPRRRRLSAEDKALWDHVTQTVRRVDTDKLGSLLAEDDGADTDTGKAAGPVRRAAKAKRPVAPPPTAPKSSTPAPIALAHGSPAGMDRRTAQRLKRGRLDVEARIDLHGHTQKAAHRALEDFLHTGYMAGVRTALVITGKGDVIGGRPGVLREMVPRWFNEMPMRQWVAGFSYAAPKDGGDGALYVRLKRRK comes from the coding sequence ATGGGCGGCCCCAAGCGCCCGCGCCGCCGACGTCTCAGCGCCGAGGACAAGGCGCTCTGGGATCATGTCACGCAAACGGTTCGCCGTGTCGACACCGACAAGCTGGGATCATTGCTGGCGGAAGATGACGGGGCGGATACGGATACGGGAAAAGCAGCCGGGCCTGTGCGCCGGGCCGCAAAAGCGAAACGCCCCGTCGCGCCCCCGCCAACAGCGCCGAAATCCAGCACGCCCGCACCGATAGCCCTGGCGCACGGCAGTCCCGCCGGCATGGACCGCCGAACGGCGCAGCGCCTGAAGCGCGGACGGCTCGATGTCGAGGCCAGAATTGATCTGCATGGACACACGCAGAAAGCCGCGCACCGTGCGCTCGAGGATTTTCTGCACACCGGCTACATGGCCGGTGTACGTACGGCGCTGGTGATTACCGGCAAGGGCGATGTGATCGGCGGCAGACCGGGCGTGCTGCGCGAAATGGTCCCGCGCTGGTTCAATGAAATGCCGATGCGTCAATGGGTTGCGGGGTTTTCTTATGCCGCGCCGAAAGATGGCGGTGACGGCGCCTTGTATGTGCGGCTGAAACGCCGGAAATAA